In the genome of Xenopus laevis strain J_2021 chromosome 1S, Xenopus_laevis_v10.1, whole genome shotgun sequence, one region contains:
- the LOC121399545 gene encoding E3 ubiquitin-protein ligase TRIM39-like: MAAADLRDELSCSICLSIYTDPVSLPCGHNFCRVCIGTTWDTQEGSGAYSCPECRAEYQERPALLRNRTLGNIAERFLPTETEPGETGIFCTYCVLSPVPAAKSCLLCEASLCDIHLRGHSKSAEHVLTQPTDSFMGRKCSVHHKVLEYFCCEESVCVCVSCCLAGEHRGHRVELLSEASEKKKEKLRKVLEKLRPEREETERGAQRLQERRREVAEKAAGETERVTALFRDIREQLEALEKRLLSDISSQKEKFSLTLTDLMDQLEIKKDELSRKIRHIEELCNMADPLTVLQERESHGAADNEGGRERHDIKVPAVGDLDVDLISETLLTGLAAIVTGVKGRWIYGQEATDLLLDINTAGNDVSVSGDRKSASYSLTDQCHPQTPERFQDSQTLSSRSFPSGRHYWEVEVSESENWGVGVAYPSIERGGGQSWIGDNNKSWCLCRWNNNYTVTHDSKYTALPHVPSCRRIRISLDYEAGRLSFYELSEPIRHLHTFTATFTEPLHAAFRVGWSDDDDDDGSWVRIIS; the protein is encoded by the exons atggcggctgctgatctgagagacgagctgagctgctccatctgcctgagcatttatactgatcctgtatccctgccgtgtggccataacttctgccgggtctgtattgggacaacatgggacacccaggagggatctggggcttattcctgccctgaatgtAGAGCAGAGTATCAGGAGCGCCCTGCCCTGCTCAGGAACAGAACTCTGGGTAACATAGCAGAGAGATTCCTTCCAACTGAGACAGAGCCGGGGGAGACTGGGATCTTCTGCACCTACTGTGTCCTCTCTCCTGTACCTGCTGCtaaatcctgtctcctgtgtgaggcttctctgtgtgatat CCACCTGAGGGGGCACAGCAAGTCAGCAGAACATGTACTGACCCAACCCACCGACTCCTTTATGGggagaaaatgttctgtacatcACAAGGTTCTGGAGTATTTCTGCTGTGAggagtctgtctgtgtctgtgtgtcctgctgtctggccggagagcacaggggccacagggtggagctgctgagtgaggcctctgagaagaagaaagagaaactgaGGAAAGTTCTggagaaactgaggccagagagagaggagactgagagaggagcccagagactgcaggagcgcaggagagaagtggcagaaaaagcagccggtgagacagagagagtcactgccctgtttagagacatcagggaacagctggaagccctagagaagcgactcctgagtgacatctccagccagaaagagaagttctcactcacactcactgatctAATGGatcagctggaaataaagaaggacgagctgtccaggaagatccgtcacattgaggagctgtgcaacatggcagatccactcactgtcctacaggaacgggaatcacatggagctgcagataatgaggggggcagagagagacatgatataaaggtccctgctgtaggggatctggatgtggatctgatctcagagacattactcacaggcttagctgcaattgtgactggggtaaagggaaggtggatctatgggcaggaggctacagacctgttactggatataaacacggctggGAATgatgtatctgtatcaggggacaggaaatctgcttcctactcactcACAGACCAGTGTCACCCACAaaccccagagagatttcaggattctcagactttaagcagcaggagtttcccctcagggcgacattactgggaagtggaggtcagtgaatcagAGAACTggggggtaggggtggcctatcccagtatagagaggggaGGGGGTCAGTCCTGGATTGGGgataataacaagtcctggtgtttgtgcagatggaaTAATAACTATACAGTGACACATGACAGTAAATACACAGCGTTACCCCACGTtccttcctgcaggagaatcaggatctcattggactatgaggccggacgtctgtccttttatgagctgagtgagccaatcagacacttacacaccttcactgccacattcactgagcctcttcatgctgcattcagggTAGGGTggagtgatgatgatgatgatgatggcagCTGGGTAAGAATCATTAGTTAG
- the LOC121399546 gene encoding E3 ubiquitin/ISG15 ligase TRIM25-like, protein MAAADLRDELSCSICLSIYTDPVSLPCAHNFCQVCIGTTWDTQEGSGAYSCPECRAEYQERPALLRNRTLRNIAERFLPTETEQGETGIFCTYCVLSPVPAAKSCLLCEASLCDTHLRGHSKSAEHVLTQPTDSFMGRKCSVHHKVLEYFCCEESVCVCVSCCLAGEHRGHRVELLSEASEKKKETLRKVLEKLRPEREETERGAQRLQERRREVAEKAAGETERVTALFRDIREQLEALEKRLLSDISSQKEKLSLTLTDLMEQLEIKKDELSRKIRHIEELCNMADPLTVLQERESHGAADNEGGRERHDIKVPAVGDLDVDLISETLLTGLAAIGTGVKGRIYGQEATDLLLDINTAGNYVFVSGDRKSASYSLTDQRHPQTPERFQGPQTLSSKSFPSGRHYWEVEVSESGNWRVGVAYPSIERGGGQSWIGDNNKSWCLWRWNNKYSVRHDSKDTKLPHVSSCRRIRISLDYEAGRLSFYELSEPIRHLHTFTATFTEPLHAAFWVWGDNVWVRIVS, encoded by the coding sequence atggcggctgctgatctgagagacgagctgagctgctccatctgcctgagcatttatactgatcctgtatccctgccgtgTGCCCATAACTTCTGCCAGGTCTGTATTGGGACAACATGGGACACCCAGGAGGGATCTGGGGcttattcctgccctgaatgtAGAGCAGAGTATCAGGAACGCCCTGCCCTGCTCAGGAACAGAACTCTACGTAACATAGCAGAGAGATTCCTTCCAACTGAGACAGAGCAGGGGGAGACTGGGATCTTCTGCACCTACTGTGTCCTCTCTCCTGTACCTGCTGCtaaatcctgtctcctgtgtgaggcttctctgtgtgaTACCCACCTGAGGGGGCACAGCAAGTCAGCAGAACATGTACTGACCCAACCCACCGACTCCTTTATGGggagaaaatgttctgtacatcACAAGGTTCTGGAGTATTTCTGCTGTGAggagtctgtctgtgtctgtgtgtcctgctgtctggccggagagcacaggggccacagggtggagctgctgagtgaggcctctgagaagaagaaggagacactgaggaaagttctggagaaactgaggccagagagagaggagactgagagaggagcccagagactgcaggagcgcaggagagaagtggcagaaaaagcagccggtgagacagagagagtcactgccctgtttagagacatcagggaacagctggaagccctagagaagcgactcctgagtgacatctccagccagaaagagaagctctcactcacactcactgatctgatggagcagctggaaataaagaaggacgagctgtccaggaagatccgtcacattgaggagctgtgcaacatggcagatccactcactgtcctacaggaacgggaatcacatggagctgcagataatgaggggggcagagagagacatgatataaaggtccctgctgtaggggatctggatgtggatctgatctcagagacattactcacaggcttagctgccattgggactggggtaaagggaaggatctatgggcaggaggctacagacctgttactggatataaacacggctggGAATTATGTATttgtatcaggggacaggaaatctgcttcctactcactcACAGACCAGCGTCACCCACAaaccccagagagatttcagggtcctcagactttaagcagcaagagtttcccctcagggcgacattactgggaagtggaggtcagtgaatcagggAACTGgagggtaggggtggcctatcccagtatagagaggggaGGGGGTCAGTCCTGGATTGGGgataataacaagtcctggtgtttgtggagatggaataataaatattcAGTGAGACATGACAGTAAAGACACAAAGTTACCCCACGtctcttcctgcaggagaatcaggatctcattggactatgaggccggacgtctgtccttttatgagctgagtgagccaatcagacacttacacaccttcactgccacattcactgagccccttcatgctgcattctgggtatggGGTGATAATGTCTGGGTGAGAATCGTTAGTTAG